In a genomic window of Sporosarcina trichiuri:
- a CDS encoding alpha/beta hydrolase, giving the protein MKIGQAKPFFFKHGKRAVLLLHGFTGTSADVRMLGRYLEKKNYTSLAPHYKGHGVAPEELIHTGPDEWWQDVLEGYRTLREAGYDQIAVAGLSLGGVFSLKLGSEMPVKGIVTMNAPMSMRSTDLMYEGVLRYAGEYKKIEGKSEAEIEEEVEALRGQTMPSLADLQQLIADVRSGLDLIYAPTLVVQSVHDEVIDPESADVIFETIESPDKRQSWYKNSGHVITLGKEKEQLHEDVFAFLESLDWEE; this is encoded by the coding sequence ATGAAGATTGGACAGGCGAAGCCGTTTTTCTTTAAGCATGGGAAGCGGGCGGTGTTGCTGCTGCACGGGTTCACGGGGACGTCGGCGGATGTCCGGATGCTCGGGCGGTATTTGGAGAAGAAGAATTATACGTCACTGGCGCCGCATTATAAAGGTCATGGTGTGGCGCCGGAAGAGTTGATACATACCGGACCGGATGAGTGGTGGCAGGATGTGCTCGAAGGCTACCGGACGCTCCGGGAAGCGGGATATGACCAGATCGCGGTTGCCGGGTTGTCGCTTGGCGGTGTGTTTTCATTGAAACTCGGCAGTGAGATGCCGGTGAAGGGGATTGTGACGATGAATGCCCCGATGTCGATGCGCTCGACGGATCTCATGTATGAAGGTGTGCTGCGGTACGCTGGCGAGTATAAGAAAATTGAAGGGAAATCCGAAGCGGAGATCGAAGAAGAAGTGGAGGCGCTCCGCGGACAGACGATGCCGTCCCTGGCCGATCTACAGCAGCTCATAGCGGACGTGCGCAGCGGACTGGATCTGATCTATGCACCGACGCTCGTCGTACAGTCCGTGCACGATGAGGTGATCGATCCGGAGTCGGCGGATGTCATCTTCGAGACGATCGAATCTCCGGACAAACGGCAGTCCTGGTACAAGAACTCGGGACATGTCATCACGCTCGGCAAAGAAAAAGAACAGCTTCATGAAGATGTCTTTGCGTTTCTCGAGTCGCTTGACTGGGAAGAGTAA
- the secG gene encoding preprotein translocase subunit SecG translates to MHALLMTLLVIVSLSLIVVVLLQSGKSAGLSGAISGGAEQLFGKQKARGLDLVLQRVTIILSVVFFVLAIAIMKI, encoded by the coding sequence ATGCATGCGTTGTTAATGACATTGCTCGTGATCGTCTCACTTTCACTAATTGTCGTTGTACTGCTGCAATCAGGGAAAAGTGCAGGTCTGTCAGGAGCCATCTCCGGCGGAGCGGAACAGTTATTCGGGAAACAGAAGGCACGCGGCTTGGACTTGGTCCTTCAGCGCGTTACCATTATTTTGTCCGTTGTGTTCTTTGTATTGGCGATTGCAATTATGAAAATATAA